One uncultured Carboxylicivirga sp. genomic window, GCTATTCCGGTGCCGCTGTATCATTGTTTTGGAATGGTTTTGGCTAACCTGGCCATCATCACTCATGGATCCTGCATGGTATTAACCGGTGAGGCTTTTGATCCGGAAGTGGTATTGAAAACGGTTCAGGATGAAAAATGTACATCACTATACGGTGTTCCGTTGATGTTTATTGCGGAATTAAATCATCCTAACTTTGATAAGTACGATTATTCGAGCTTGCGAACAGGTATTATGGCTGGGGCTTCTTGTCCTGAATCGGCCATGAAAGCGGTTCGCGAAAAGATGAATATGAAAGAAATAGGTATTTGCTACGGTATGACAGAAACGTCGCCGGTAAGTACTCAGACATTTGTAGATGATACAGAATACCGCCGTTGTGCCACAGTGGGTAAGGTGCATCCTCATCTGGAGATTAAAATTATCGATCCTGAAACGGGTAAGATAGTTCCTCGTGGTGAGAAGGGTGAATTTTGTACACGAGGGTATTCTGTGATGTTGAAATACTGGAATAACCCTGAAGCAACGGCTGCTGTAATTGACGAAGGCCGATGGATGCATACCGGTGATTTAGCCGAGATGGATGATGACGGATACGTTAAAATTGTTGGACGCATCAAGGATTTGATTATTCGTGGAGGTGAAAATATTTCACCTTTCGAAATAGAAGAGTATCTCCATAATCATGATGAAATAAAAGACGTGCAGGTAATCGGAGTACCCGATGCTAAATATGGCGAACAGGTGATGGCATGGGTGGTTCTGAAAGAAGGATCGCGTGTTACAGAAGAGGAGTTAGTGAATTATTGCAAGGGGCAAATTGCAACTTATAAGATCCCTCGTTACTGGAAATTTGTGGATGAATTCCCAACGACTGTGACCGGTAAGGTTCGTAAGGTTGAAATGCGCGAGATATCGGCCCGTGAATTAGGTTTGGAGCAACGAAAGTAGGATATTAAT contains:
- a CDS encoding AMP-binding protein — encoded protein: MNKLSYDNGISSTPLLGITISEQLKQTVDKYPDNEALVVPYQNYRVSYKEFWKQVEEVAKGILSYGVKKGDRVGIWSPNRYEWVLVQFATCRIGVIMVNVNPAYKAAELKYALKQSEISLLIMSKGFRQTNYIDILNEVRPSCIHLKHIVVIDHDWQTMIDAGKKVSDEQLHELESSLQFDDPINIQYTSGTTGFPKGATLSHHNILNNGFFIGERLGYTEKDKVAIPVPLYHCFGMVLANLAIITHGSCMVLTGEAFDPEVVLKTVQDEKCTSLYGVPLMFIAELNHPNFDKYDYSSLRTGIMAGASCPESAMKAVREKMNMKEIGICYGMTETSPVSTQTFVDDTEYRRCATVGKVHPHLEIKIIDPETGKIVPRGEKGEFCTRGYSVMLKYWNNPEATAAVIDEGRWMHTGDLAEMDDDGYVKIVGRIKDLIIRGGENISPFEIEEYLHNHDEIKDVQVIGVPDAKYGEQVMAWVVLKEGSRVTEEELVNYCKGQIATYKIPRYWKFVDEFPTTVTGKVRKVEMREISARELGLEQRK